The Williamwhitmania sp. genome has a window encoding:
- a CDS encoding DegT/DnrJ/EryC1/StrS family aminotransferase, with protein sequence MESREDNPILVTQPELPPLEEFHELLKDIWTTKWLTNNGKYHQALESELAKFLGVPYISLFSNGTMALITALQTLRITGEVITSPYSFVATTHALHWNGIKPIFCDVEADFFNLDPKKIEAAITPKTTAILPVHVYGNPCKVDEIAKIADTYGLKVIYDACHAFNVRIGGQSVMNFGDLSVLSFHATKVYNTIEGGAIICHDEKTKKRIDYLKNFGFADEVTVVAPGINAKMNEIQSAYGLLQLKYVEEAIEKRKAVADRYREQLANIPGIRVLHDMEGVQHNYPYFPILIDHKEFGTSRDAVYENLKQYNIFGRRYFYPLISQFPTYRGLPSASADNLPVAEQVASQVLCLPIYPQLPLEKVDKIVRIIKSQKS encoded by the coding sequence ATGGAAAGTAGAGAGGATAACCCCATTTTAGTAACACAACCCGAGTTGCCACCACTTGAGGAGTTTCATGAGCTACTGAAGGATATTTGGACTACCAAATGGCTCACCAACAATGGAAAATACCATCAGGCACTGGAGAGCGAGCTAGCCAAGTTTCTTGGCGTACCCTACATTAGCCTCTTTTCCAATGGGACCATGGCCTTAATTACTGCTCTTCAAACGCTGCGTATCACTGGTGAGGTGATAACATCACCCTACAGCTTTGTGGCTACTACCCACGCTCTGCATTGGAATGGAATAAAGCCCATATTTTGCGACGTTGAGGCAGACTTTTTCAACCTTGACCCTAAGAAAATTGAGGCGGCCATCACCCCAAAAACTACCGCCATTCTTCCGGTGCATGTGTATGGCAATCCATGCAAGGTGGATGAGATTGCAAAAATTGCAGATACCTACGGGCTAAAGGTGATTTACGATGCTTGCCACGCTTTTAATGTTAGAATTGGAGGCCAATCAGTGATGAACTTTGGCGACCTCTCCGTGCTGAGCTTCCACGCCACCAAGGTATACAACACCATTGAGGGTGGAGCCATTATTTGCCACGATGAGAAAACAAAGAAGCGTATAGATTATCTCAAGAATTTTGGTTTTGCCGATGAGGTAACTGTTGTGGCACCAGGAATCAATGCCAAGATGAATGAGATTCAGTCGGCCTATGGGCTGCTGCAGCTGAAGTATGTGGAAGAGGCCATTGAAAAGCGCAAGGCTGTTGCAGATCGTTACCGTGAACAACTTGCCAATATCCCCGGAATTAGGGTTCTGCACGATATGGAGGGTGTTCAGCACAACTATCCTTACTTTCCCATTCTCATTGATCACAAAGAGTTTGGAACCAGCCGCGATGCGGTATACGAAAATCTGAAGCAATACAACATTTTTGGGCGTAGGTATTTTTACCCTCTCATTAGCCAGTTTCCAACCTACCGTGGGCTACCATCGGCATCAGCCGATAACCTACCCGTGGCAGAGCAGGTGGCAAGCCAGGTGCTCTGTTTACCCATATACCCACAGCTACCATTAGAAAAGGTGGATAAAATAGTTAGGATAATAAAATCACAAAAAAGTTAA